A window of Halostella salina contains these coding sequences:
- a CDS encoding sulfatase: MENVLLITVDSLRPDHMGCYGYDRDTTPRIDEYADRGSKFTNAFAHVGGTQPSFPGILSSVHTLMYGGPQRISDEQTLVSEAFSEAGYQTGGFHSNLWLSGEYGYERGFDEFFDSKPDPSVTTRARRYAKKNLQGTFLLDLLKRAYDSVESSSGINVGSYHVPADEMTDMAVDYIEGADPDRPTFLWVHYMDVHHPFLPPEEYQLLFRDSVVDDREAIKLRRKAIEDPDEVTDAELDDMLDLYDAEIRFTDDEVARLVDAAEAAWDDLTVAITADHGEHFVRRGSLSGHRPYDEKLHVPLIVDGWGDDGTYDDLVGLNDLSPTLVDQAGLDSPDTWCGRSLRNLVFDGDWDRDAVLGGYGDADERVYMYRDEEWKYIQRQGEGREELYHLPADPKETDNVADRNPAVVERCRERIEEYAETLAHTSDDAVGVEMDAEVEERLERLGYKP, from the coding sequence ATGGAAAACGTCCTCCTGATAACCGTCGATTCGCTCCGCCCGGACCACATGGGGTGTTACGGCTACGACCGGGACACCACGCCCCGGATCGACGAGTACGCCGACCGCGGGAGCAAGTTCACGAACGCCTTCGCGCACGTCGGCGGCACGCAGCCGTCGTTTCCCGGCATCCTCTCGTCCGTCCACACGCTCATGTACGGCGGTCCGCAGCGCATCTCGGACGAACAGACGCTCGTCTCCGAGGCGTTTTCCGAGGCGGGCTACCAGACGGGCGGATTCCACTCCAACCTGTGGCTGAGCGGCGAGTACGGCTACGAACGCGGGTTCGACGAGTTCTTCGATTCGAAACCCGACCCGTCCGTCACCACGCGTGCCCGGCGCTACGCGAAGAAGAACCTCCAGGGAACGTTCCTCCTCGACCTCCTGAAGCGCGCCTACGACTCGGTTGAGTCGTCGAGCGGTATCAACGTGGGCTCGTATCACGTCCCCGCGGACGAGATGACCGACATGGCCGTCGACTACATCGAGGGCGCCGACCCGGACCGCCCGACGTTCCTGTGGGTCCACTACATGGACGTCCACCACCCGTTTCTCCCGCCCGAGGAGTACCAGCTGCTGTTTCGGGACTCCGTCGTCGACGACCGGGAGGCGATCAAACTCCGGCGGAAGGCGATCGAGGACCCCGACGAGGTCACCGACGCCGAACTCGACGACATGCTGGACCTCTACGACGCGGAGATCCGCTTCACGGACGACGAGGTGGCCCGACTCGTCGACGCCGCGGAAGCCGCCTGGGACGACCTGACGGTCGCGATCACCGCCGACCACGGTGAGCACTTCGTCCGGCGGGGGAGCCTCAGCGGCCACCGGCCGTACGACGAGAAGCTACACGTGCCGCTCATCGTCGACGGCTGGGGCGACGACGGGACGTACGACGACCTCGTGGGCCTGAACGACCTCTCCCCGACGCTCGTCGACCAGGCCGGCCTCGACAGCCCGGACACATGGTGCGGGCGGAGCCTTCGGAACCTCGTGTTCGACGGCGACTGGGACCGGGACGCCGTCCTCGGCGGCTACGGCGACGCCGACGAACGGGTGTACATGTACCGTGATGAGGAGTGGAAGTACATCCAGCGTCAGGGCGAAGGCCGAGAGGAGCTGTATCACCTGCCTGCGGACCCGAAGGAGACCGACAACGTCGCCGATCGCAACCCGGCGGTCGTCGAACGGTGCAGGGAACGGATCGAGGAGTACGCGGAAACGCTCGCTCATACGTCAGACGATGCCGTGGGTGTCGAAATGGACGCCGAAGTCGAGGAGCGTCTCGAGCGGCTCGGGTACAAGCCCTGA
- a CDS encoding glycosyltransferase family 4 protein has product MVSDISDADGTTDGRPNVCVVTHPLSAAGENATRTLLEILSTVTAVSLITADLPDDSEIRDRHELVEITTKGAGSNIALAAVRFLLNQFRMCKAIADRDDEVVLFFGATSYLLPVVAATLLGRTVVLEPRGDVPLTLRLNWEERIPSPVARLLAGAVWTLERINYRLADGIVTYTPGMASELDLDRYGDKLYSNGARYVDTDEFDVTVPYDERNRTVGFLGRIDEEKGVEKLAAVAKRLPEDVTFRFIGDGDRADWLARELEAEVADGSVELAGWVDHDDVPAELNDLRLLVMPSQPTEGLPTTILEAMACGTPAYATPVSGVPDVVRDGETGYRMTEETPAAIANRITQILDDDAAATSRRARELVESEYSFDAAVRRYDDILRSLGR; this is encoded by the coding sequence ATGGTGAGCGACATTTCCGACGCGGACGGCACGACCGACGGCCGCCCGAACGTCTGCGTCGTCACCCACCCGCTCTCCGCGGCCGGCGAGAACGCGACGCGGACCCTGCTGGAGATACTGTCCACGGTTACCGCCGTCTCCCTGATCACCGCCGACCTGCCCGACGACTCCGAGATCCGGGACCGCCACGAACTCGTCGAGATCACGACGAAGGGCGCTGGCTCCAACATCGCCCTCGCGGCGGTCCGGTTCCTCCTGAACCAGTTCCGGATGTGCAAGGCCATCGCCGACCGCGACGATGAGGTGGTCCTCTTCTTCGGCGCGACCTCGTACCTGCTACCGGTCGTTGCCGCCACCCTCCTCGGTAGGACCGTCGTCCTCGAACCGCGCGGCGACGTGCCGCTGACCCTCCGCCTGAACTGGGAGGAACGGATCCCGTCGCCGGTTGCTCGACTCCTCGCCGGCGCGGTGTGGACGCTGGAACGGATCAACTACCGACTGGCGGACGGAATCGTCACCTACACCCCCGGGATGGCGTCGGAACTGGACCTCGACCGCTACGGCGACAAGCTCTACTCGAACGGCGCGCGGTACGTCGACACCGACGAGTTCGACGTTACGGTACCGTACGACGAGCGCAACCGGACGGTCGGCTTCCTCGGCCGCATCGACGAGGAGAAGGGCGTCGAGAAGCTGGCCGCCGTAGCGAAGCGACTCCCGGAGGACGTAACGTTCCGGTTCATCGGTGACGGCGACCGCGCGGACTGGCTGGCGCGGGAGCTGGAAGCGGAGGTCGCCGACGGCTCCGTCGAACTCGCCGGATGGGTGGACCACGACGACGTGCCCGCGGAGCTGAACGACCTCCGACTGCTCGTGATGCCGTCGCAGCCGACGGAGGGACTGCCGACCACGATCCTGGAGGCGATGGCCTGCGGGACGCCGGCCTACGCAACGCCAGTGTCGGGCGTGCCGGACGTGGTCCGGGACGGCGAGACAGGGTACCGCATGACCGAGGAGACGCCCGCGGCGATCGCGAACAGGATCACCCAGATCCTCGACGACGACGCCGCGGCGACGAGCCGACGGGCGCGCGAACTGGTCGAATCCGAGTACTCGTTCGACGCGGCCGTCCGGCGATACGACGACATCCTCCGTTCGCTCGGCCGGTGA
- the aglG gene encoding glucosyl-dolichyl phosphate glucuronosyltransferase: MKLSVVLCTYAMDAYDDFREAADSVLAQAYDDVELVVVVDGTEAVYERVREEYGDRDGVVLHCNDENVGLLRSRNRGAEIASGDAVAFIDDDAIADREWAARLVDAYEERDAVAVGGKMTPAWVAGKPVFLPSEFYWLVGVTHRGFADGPGEVRNTFGSNISFRRDAFLELDGFDPEIGGRKGDRNLQGGETELCARLAREYGEGVYYVPDAEVAHKVFDYRTDPMWLLDRAFWQGYSKRAMETLVPDSGDEESEFLGKLLFRFLPDRVRRAVTGPSATQALQAVALLVFTAAVGLGYVYGAWKW, from the coding sequence ATGAAGCTCTCGGTCGTGCTGTGCACGTACGCGATGGACGCCTACGACGACTTCCGGGAGGCGGCCGACAGCGTCCTCGCCCAGGCGTACGACGACGTGGAACTCGTCGTGGTCGTCGACGGCACCGAGGCGGTGTACGAGCGCGTCCGCGAGGAGTACGGCGACCGCGACGGCGTCGTCCTCCACTGCAACGACGAGAACGTCGGCCTGTTGCGGAGCCGTAACCGCGGCGCGGAGATCGCGTCCGGCGACGCCGTCGCCTTTATCGACGACGACGCGATAGCGGACAGGGAGTGGGCCGCCCGCCTCGTCGACGCCTACGAAGAGCGGGACGCGGTCGCCGTCGGCGGGAAGATGACTCCCGCCTGGGTCGCAGGCAAGCCCGTCTTCCTGCCCAGCGAGTTCTACTGGCTCGTCGGCGTCACGCATCGCGGGTTCGCGGACGGTCCGGGCGAGGTCCGCAACACGTTCGGGTCGAACATCTCGTTTCGGCGGGACGCCTTCCTCGAACTCGACGGCTTCGACCCGGAGATCGGCGGCCGGAAGGGCGACAGGAACCTGCAGGGCGGCGAGACCGAACTGTGCGCCCGCCTCGCCCGCGAGTACGGCGAGGGCGTCTACTACGTCCCCGACGCCGAGGTGGCTCACAAGGTGTTCGACTACCGCACCGACCCGATGTGGCTGCTGGACCGAGCGTTCTGGCAGGGGTACTCGAAGCGGGCGATGGAGACGCTCGTGCCCGACTCCGGTGACGAGGAGAGCGAGTTCCTCGGGAAACTGCTGTTCCGGTTCCTCCCGGACCGCGTGCGACGTGCGGTGACCGGACCGTCGGCGACGCAGGCGCTGCAGGCGGTCGCGCTGCTGGTGTTTACGGCGGCGGTCGGACTGGGGTACGTGTACGGAGCGTGGAAATGGTGA
- a CDS encoding oligosaccharyl transferase, archaeosortase A system-associated, producing MSSETETVEEETVSDRSPLDIWEDWYHVPVLSVLVAFMFWVRIQARDRFLRGDGILYRGNDAFYHYREVQYAVENWPFTMAFDPWTRFPFGNASGGQFGSLFDQIVATAALIVGLGDPSNETVRTVLLYAPAVFGTLTAIPVYYLGKHYAGRLSGVFAVFVFALVPGTILTRATVGFADHHIAEAFFLSIALLMVARALRVAQREKPVYELVADRDWETLRSPAVASVLAGVAIALYMWTWPPGIVFVGILGVFFTISLSLDYVRGRSPDHSAFVGVVALSTTLVMLIPKTGSLSFTTTTISLTQYFLVFAVAVGCAFMAWLAREWDDRELSTAGYPAAIAGAIVVSLVLFAVVLPEGFDLIVGNVERVLALGSSDTGRTVGEVQAVPLGSVGSFMTGQFGLTYLTAVFGLFWLTSHLVFAGDAYRSDELLLVVLTVFFTLMALTQRRFFYYLAIPVFVLNAWMFGQVIKLLDVPTTVERLGDIEGYQVLTLVAVLLLVTVPLVGPLAPTTAASAANQTGPGESVYWAQSSDWMQENTPAPGTYANPDGEAMEYYGTYERTEDFDYPEGAYGVMSWWDYGHWITVEGERIPNANPFQQGPRPASAFLQTTNETRAELILEALPSLDERDEHISNLSNAQLREIVAQQTEQEAGEDTRYVMIDDQMASNKFSPITRWAGADYADYIGVQEYRLGGNRTANLQGMNERFENTMLSRMYYHDAQGLSHYRLVHETQSDTTILSVAQQTEGGIQATNFINRRLTPQVLSSIRDPTSGLVPYDVRQESTVKTYERVEGATLEGSVNTSNATSVTAYVTLNGTADQRQFSYYQTVETDADGNFEMTVPYPTEETLGPEDGYTNSSVRAVTNYTVFTGSLADQDLSRVNRLVMLQNMEQPQQIGQADVPEPAIHEGDSITVEMESLSEAMNGNETTDNSTDGNATDGNTTDGNATDGNTTDGNTTNGTSGAGDGSNTTTTAAIDARSMTAVAP from the coding sequence ATGAGTAGCGAGACCGAAACCGTCGAGGAGGAGACCGTAAGCGACCGGTCCCCGCTCGACATCTGGGAGGACTGGTACCACGTACCGGTGCTCTCGGTGCTGGTCGCGTTCATGTTCTGGGTTCGCATCCAGGCGCGCGACCGGTTCCTCCGTGGCGACGGGATCCTGTACAGAGGTAACGACGCGTTCTACCACTACCGCGAGGTCCAGTACGCCGTCGAGAACTGGCCGTTTACGATGGCGTTCGATCCGTGGACCCGGTTCCCGTTCGGCAACGCCTCAGGCGGCCAGTTCGGGTCGCTGTTCGACCAGATCGTCGCGACGGCCGCGCTGATCGTCGGTCTCGGTGACCCCTCCAACGAGACGGTCCGCACCGTCCTGCTGTACGCCCCCGCTGTCTTTGGGACGCTGACGGCCATCCCCGTCTACTACCTCGGGAAACACTACGCCGGCCGCCTCTCGGGCGTGTTCGCCGTGTTCGTCTTCGCCCTCGTCCCCGGGACGATACTCACGCGTGCGACGGTCGGCTTCGCCGACCACCACATCGCCGAGGCCTTCTTCCTCTCCATCGCCCTGCTGATGGTCGCCCGCGCCCTCCGGGTCGCCCAGCGCGAGAAGCCGGTGTACGAACTCGTCGCCGACCGCGACTGGGAGACGCTCCGGAGCCCGGCGGTCGCCAGCGTTCTCGCCGGCGTCGCCATCGCCCTGTACATGTGGACCTGGCCGCCGGGCATCGTGTTCGTCGGCATCCTCGGCGTCTTCTTCACAATCTCGCTGTCGCTTGACTACGTCCGCGGCCGGAGTCCGGACCACTCCGCGTTCGTCGGCGTCGTCGCGCTTTCCACCACGCTCGTGATGCTGATCCCGAAGACCGGTTCGCTCAGTTTCACAACGACGACCATCTCGCTCACGCAGTACTTCCTCGTGTTCGCCGTCGCAGTCGGCTGTGCGTTCATGGCGTGGCTCGCCCGCGAGTGGGACGACCGGGAACTGTCGACGGCTGGCTACCCGGCCGCCATCGCCGGCGCCATCGTCGTCAGTCTCGTCCTGTTCGCCGTGGTCCTCCCGGAGGGGTTCGACCTGATCGTCGGCAACGTTGAGCGCGTGCTGGCACTCGGCTCGAGCGACACCGGACGGACCGTCGGCGAGGTTCAGGCCGTCCCGCTGGGCAGCGTCGGCAGCTTCATGACCGGACAGTTCGGGCTGACCTACCTCACCGCGGTGTTTGGCCTCTTCTGGCTCACGTCGCATCTCGTCTTCGCGGGCGACGCCTACCGGTCCGACGAGCTGTTGCTGGTCGTCCTGACCGTGTTCTTCACGCTGATGGCGCTGACCCAGCGTCGCTTCTTCTACTACCTCGCGATCCCCGTGTTCGTGCTGAACGCGTGGATGTTCGGGCAGGTGATCAAGCTGCTTGACGTGCCGACGACCGTCGAGCGCCTGGGCGACATCGAGGGGTATCAGGTGCTCACGCTGGTCGCCGTCCTCCTGCTCGTAACCGTGCCGCTCGTCGGCCCGCTGGCACCGACGACCGCCGCAAGCGCCGCAAACCAGACGGGGCCGGGCGAGTCGGTCTACTGGGCCCAGAGCAGCGACTGGATGCAGGAGAACACGCCCGCACCGGGGACCTACGCGAACCCCGACGGTGAAGCGATGGAGTACTACGGGACGTACGAGCGGACCGAGGACTTCGACTACCCCGAGGGGGCCTACGGCGTGATGTCGTGGTGGGACTACGGCCACTGGATCACAGTCGAGGGCGAGCGCATCCCGAACGCCAACCCGTTCCAGCAGGGGCCACGTCCCGCCTCGGCGTTCCTCCAGACGACCAACGAGACACGCGCCGAACTGATCCTGGAGGCGCTCCCGTCGCTCGACGAGCGCGACGAGCACATCAGTAACCTCTCGAACGCCCAGCTCCGCGAGATAGTCGCCCAGCAGACCGAGCAGGAGGCCGGCGAGGACACCCGCTACGTGATGATCGACGACCAGATGGCGAGCAACAAGTTCTCGCCGATCACGCGGTGGGCCGGTGCGGACTACGCCGACTACATCGGCGTCCAGGAGTACCGCCTCGGTGGGAATCGGACCGCCAACCTGCAGGGGATGAACGAGCGCTTCGAGAACACGATGCTGTCCCGGATGTACTACCACGACGCGCAGGGGCTGTCCCACTACCGGCTGGTCCACGAGACGCAGTCGGACACGACGATCCTCTCGGTCGCACAGCAGACCGAGGGCGGGATCCAGGCCACGAACTTCATCAACCGACGGCTGACGCCGCAGGTGCTCAGTAGCATCCGGGACCCGACCTCAGGGCTGGTGCCGTACGACGTCCGTCAGGAGTCGACCGTGAAGACGTACGAGCGCGTCGAGGGCGCGACCCTCGAGGGGAGCGTCAACACCTCGAACGCCACTTCCGTGACGGCCTACGTCACCCTCAACGGGACGGCAGACCAGCGGCAGTTCAGCTACTACCAGACCGTCGAGACCGACGCGGACGGGAACTTCGAGATGACCGTCCCCTACCCGACCGAGGAGACGCTCGGCCCCGAGGACGGCTACACCAACTCCAGCGTCCGTGCGGTCACCAACTACACCGTGTTCACCGGCAGTCTGGCGGACCAGGACCTCTCCAGAGTGAACCGTCTCGTGATGCTCCAGAACATGGAGCAGCCACAGCAGATCGGCCAGGCGGACGTGCCCGAACCGGCGATCCACGAGGGCGACAGCATCACCGTCGAGATGGAGTCGCTGAGCGAGGCGATGAACGGGAACGAGACGACCGACAACTCGACCGACGGGAACGCGACTGACGGTAACACAACCGACGGCAACGCCACGGACGGCAACACGACCGACGGGAACACCACCAACGGCACCAGCGGTGCCGGCGACGGTTCGAACACCACCACGACCGCGGCAATCGACGCCCGCTCGATGACGGCCGTGGCACCCTGA
- a CDS encoding DUF368 domain-containing protein: MVLGSVGSVRELLSVYLKGFFMGSADTIPGVSGGTIALITGIYERLIAALTAVDPATLRDLARPHDPDARRAVWDQLVRMDLPFLLTLGTGMLTAIVTLAHALETAVQQYPGPAYAFFFGLIGASAVVLYDQVDVTTPRRFGVAVVGVVLAAAVTGEASAGVSHALPVLLAAGAIAVCAMILPGVSGSFLLILLGQYEYMLGALNNFTGALAALVGDGSLGAVVDATPPVFVFVAGALVGVLTLARVIDWALSNYRAATLTFLVSLMVGGLRLPVERVLAAVSADAVTIVVAAVAGGALVFAVDSLTDDLDYA, translated from the coding sequence ATGGTGCTCGGTTCCGTCGGATCCGTTCGGGAGCTGCTGTCGGTGTACCTGAAGGGGTTTTTCATGGGCAGTGCCGACACCATCCCCGGCGTCTCCGGCGGGACCATCGCCCTGATCACCGGGATTTACGAGCGGCTCATCGCGGCGCTGACGGCGGTCGACCCGGCGACGCTCCGTGATCTTGCCCGTCCCCACGACCCCGACGCCCGGCGTGCGGTGTGGGACCAGCTCGTCCGGATGGACCTCCCCTTCCTGCTCACGCTCGGGACCGGGATGCTGACGGCGATCGTCACGCTCGCCCACGCGCTCGAAACTGCCGTCCAGCAGTACCCCGGCCCGGCCTACGCGTTCTTCTTCGGGCTTATCGGCGCGTCGGCGGTCGTGCTGTACGACCAGGTCGACGTGACGACCCCTCGCCGATTCGGCGTCGCCGTCGTCGGCGTCGTCCTCGCGGCGGCGGTGACGGGCGAGGCCAGCGCCGGTGTCTCCCACGCCCTCCCCGTGCTCCTCGCCGCTGGCGCGATCGCTGTCTGTGCGATGATCCTGCCGGGGGTCTCCGGCTCCTTCCTGCTCATTCTGCTCGGGCAGTACGAGTACATGCTCGGCGCGCTGAACAACTTCACGGGCGCGCTGGCGGCGCTCGTCGGGGATGGGTCGCTCGGGGCTGTCGTCGACGCCACGCCGCCGGTGTTCGTGTTCGTCGCGGGCGCGCTGGTCGGCGTGCTCACGCTGGCGCGTGTCATCGACTGGGCGCTCAGCAACTACCGCGCGGCGACGCTCACCTTCCTCGTGAGCCTCATGGTCGGCGGGCTTCGCCTGCCGGTGGAGCGGGTACTGGCGGCCGTGAGTGCCGACGCCGTGACGATCGTCGTCGCCGCCGTCGCCGGCGGGGCGTTAGTTTTCGCCGTGGACTCGCTCACGGACGACCTGGACTACGCCTGA
- a CDS encoding Cdc6/Cdc18 family protein, translating to MDISDRIARRQTRTREGGLILDRGPLNPAVHLTEPVGRGPVLERLLDALDPVFRDRLPDDVAVYGTKGTGKSAVVSALLAALSDQIGRSRQPIGTTTRAGSAEASVGFVRVDAYRATSEFRFYHTLLNAVADDPVPERGVGTETLRDRLREQFDTPNRQAVVAVDHVGGAEEVTVEDVRSWLAPVEDSVSLLLVSRTVPPSWTGETIHVPAYRQHALVDVLTARASKALESGVLRHGQARRIAEWAGGDAHDALAATFGAADAADRAGADRIRASDVDAGMDAVPDGCVHVGRVLALPENRQRVLAALLDLDEPATVSEAATRIGERSDLTASTVKRFLYELAESGVLERVAATDAEGTGRRPSRVEPRFPTLVFERLYAGQA from the coding sequence ATGGACATCAGCGACCGCATCGCACGGCGACAGACCCGGACGCGGGAGGGCGGCCTCATTCTCGACCGCGGACCGCTGAACCCGGCCGTCCACCTGACCGAACCGGTCGGTCGGGGCCCGGTGCTCGAACGGCTACTGGACGCGCTAGATCCCGTGTTCCGCGACCGACTACCCGACGACGTTGCCGTCTACGGGACCAAAGGCACCGGGAAGTCCGCCGTCGTCAGCGCGCTGCTGGCGGCGCTGAGCGACCAGATCGGCCGCAGCCGGCAGCCGATCGGAACCACCACACGCGCCGGCAGCGCCGAGGCCAGCGTCGGCTTCGTCCGCGTCGACGCCTACCGCGCCACCAGCGAGTTCCGCTTCTATCACACGCTGCTCAACGCCGTCGCGGACGACCCGGTCCCGGAACGCGGGGTCGGCACGGAGACGCTCCGCGACCGCCTCCGCGAGCAGTTCGACACGCCGAACCGCCAGGCCGTCGTCGCCGTCGACCACGTCGGGGGCGCCGAGGAGGTCACCGTCGAGGACGTGCGGTCGTGGCTGGCCCCCGTCGAGGACTCCGTCTCGCTCCTCCTCGTCAGTCGGACGGTCCCGCCGTCGTGGACGGGCGAGACCATCCACGTCCCGGCCTACCGCCAGCACGCGCTGGTCGACGTGCTCACCGCCCGCGCCTCGAAGGCCCTGGAGAGCGGCGTCCTCCGCCACGGGCAGGCCCGCCGGATCGCCGAATGGGCCGGCGGCGACGCCCACGACGCGCTCGCCGCGACGTTCGGCGCGGCCGACGCCGCGGACCGGGCCGGCGCGGACCGCATCCGGGCCAGCGACGTCGACGCCGGAATGGACGCCGTCCCCGACGGCTGCGTCCACGTCGGCCGGGTGCTCGCGCTGCCGGAGAACCGCCAGCGCGTGCTCGCGGCGCTGCTCGACCTCGACGAACCGGCGACGGTCAGCGAGGCGGCCACGCGGATCGGCGAGCGTTCGGACCTCACGGCAAGCACGGTGAAGCGGTTCCTGTACGAACTCGCCGAGAGCGGGGTCCTCGAACGCGTCGCCGCGACGGACGCAGAGGGAACCGGCCGCCGCCCGAGCCGAGTCGAGCCGCGGTTCCCGACGCTGGTGTTCGAGCGCCTCTACGCGGGACAGGCGTAG
- a CDS encoding anaerobic glycerol-3-phosphate dehydrogenase subunit C, producing the protein MSDAESPDDDFEPVQVFGDETDMDLRPGSDDCYKCSTCDTNCPVAEVDDEFPGPKFQGPEQWRLKRKEDHDIDDSVMKCSNCMRCDDACPSNVPLSQMHNTARGEYVDEQMDKLSVEYLRNRMLSNYRFFANLGSKVPRLTNFVLGLGVSSWLGEKVMGISSERDMPEFATQTFREWWDERGGAQVENPDKRVAYFHGCYSNYNTPEVGKAMVRVFEEFGYEVMVPPQRCSGTPMFANGMLDDARRAAETNVEEFVAAIGEGADVIASCTSCSMSLRQEYPELFDLHGIDDLAANTYESVEYLRIHEDLEGELEDTEVDFPDVAYHAPCHARNQGLAGQAVEVTESIDGVDAHDVGDSCSGISGTYGWKEENYDTSMKIGEEMFEHMEAADADTGMTECPTCAMQMEHGTGYEIKHPLELLETALVEA; encoded by the coding sequence ATGAGCGACGCAGAATCCCCTGACGACGACTTCGAACCGGTACAGGTGTTCGGCGACGAGACCGACATGGACCTCCGCCCGGGGTCGGACGACTGTTACAAGTGCTCGACCTGCGACACGAACTGCCCGGTGGCGGAGGTCGACGACGAGTTCCCCGGCCCGAAGTTCCAGGGCCCGGAGCAGTGGCGGCTGAAGCGCAAGGAGGACCACGACATCGACGACTCCGTGATGAAGTGTTCCAACTGCATGCGCTGCGACGACGCCTGCCCGTCGAACGTCCCGCTGAGCCAGATGCACAACACGGCCCGCGGGGAGTACGTCGACGAGCAGATGGACAAACTGTCGGTCGAGTATCTCCGCAACCGGATGCTCTCGAACTACCGCTTCTTCGCGAACCTCGGGAGCAAGGTCCCCCGCCTCACCAACTTCGTGCTCGGACTCGGCGTGTCCTCGTGGCTGGGGGAGAAGGTGATGGGCATCTCCAGCGAGCGCGACATGCCGGAGTTCGCCACGCAGACGTTCCGCGAGTGGTGGGACGAACGCGGCGGCGCGCAGGTCGAGAACCCCGACAAGCGCGTCGCCTACTTCCACGGCTGTTACTCCAACTACAACACGCCGGAGGTCGGCAAGGCGATGGTCCGCGTGTTCGAGGAGTTCGGCTACGAGGTGATGGTCCCGCCCCAGCGTTGCTCGGGGACGCCGATGTTCGCAAACGGGATGCTGGACGACGCGCGCCGCGCCGCCGAGACCAACGTCGAGGAGTTCGTCGCCGCGATCGGCGAAGGCGCGGACGTGATCGCCTCCTGTACCTCCTGCTCGATGTCGCTCCGGCAGGAGTACCCCGAGCTGTTCGACCTCCACGGGATCGACGACCTGGCGGCGAACACCTACGAGTCCGTCGAGTACCTCCGGATCCACGAGGACCTGGAGGGCGAACTCGAAGACACCGAAGTCGACTTCCCCGACGTGGCCTACCACGCGCCGTGTCACGCCCGCAACCAGGGGCTCGCCGGGCAGGCCGTCGAGGTGACCGAATCCATCGACGGCGTCGACGCGCACGACGTCGGCGACTCCTGTTCCGGCATCAGCGGCACGTACGGCTGGAAGGAGGAGAACTACGACACGTCTATGAAGATCGGGGAGGAGATGTTCGAGCACATGGAAGCCGCGGACGCCGACACCGGGATGACCGAGTGTCCGACCTGCGCGATGCAGATGGAGCACGGCACCGGCTACGAGATCAAGCACCCGCTGGAACTGCTGGAGACCGCACTCGTCGAGGCGTAG